The following coding sequences are from one Deltaproteobacteria bacterium window:
- the lepA gene encoding translation elongation factor 4, whose amino-acid sequence MESRHIRNFSIIAHVDHGKSTLADRILEFTGTLTEREKTEQFLDQMEIERERGITIKAQAVRLYYTADDGIKYEFNLIDTPGHVDFSYEVSRSLMACEGALLVVDASQGVEAQTVANAYLASDSGLELIPVINKIDLPAAEPERVKEEIEDVIGISAEGAILASAKEGTGTKEILEAVVKNIPPPADKSEAPLKALIFDSWFDSYQGVVMLIRVFEGKVELGKNIKFMSTGKSYELKKLGVFSPRAIEVKELGTGEVGFVSASIKEINEAKVGDTITSPERPTEKPLAGFREMKPMVFSGLYPIEPGDYDKLREALEKLRLNDSSLVYEPETSVALGFGFRCGFLGLLHMEIVKERLEREFELELITTAPTVVYRATDKKDQVLYVDNPSELPTPDQIELIEEPYVLVSVHTPSTYLGAIFDLCIKKRGTQRDIKYVTTERVIVEYEIPLSEIVFDFYDKLKSVSRGYASMDYDPIGYRGSDLIKMDVLVNGEPVDALSIIVHKEKSYERGRDLIAKLRSLIPRQLYEVVIQASIGTRIIARESVKPVRKDVTAKCYGGDVTRKRKLLEKQKEGKKRLKQIGKIEIPQEAFLAVLKT is encoded by the coding sequence ATGGAATCCAGGCACATCAGGAATTTCTCTATAATTGCTCACGTGGACCATGGCAAATCCACGCTCGCGGACCGTATTCTGGAATTTACCGGAACCCTTACCGAGAGGGAGAAAACCGAGCAGTTTCTGGATCAGATGGAGATAGAGAGAGAAAGGGGAATCACCATTAAAGCCCAGGCCGTGAGACTGTATTATACGGCCGATGACGGTATCAAGTACGAATTCAACCTGATTGACACTCCCGGGCATGTGGACTTCAGCTACGAGGTTTCGAGAAGCCTGATGGCATGCGAAGGTGCTCTTCTGGTTGTAGACGCTTCCCAGGGTGTTGAAGCCCAGACTGTGGCAAACGCCTATCTGGCATCGGATTCGGGCCTCGAACTTATTCCGGTCATTAACAAGATCGACCTCCCGGCGGCAGAGCCCGAAAGGGTCAAGGAAGAAATCGAGGACGTAATCGGCATTAGCGCCGAGGGTGCGATACTCGCAAGCGCCAAAGAGGGTACCGGGACAAAAGAGATACTGGAAGCGGTTGTAAAAAACATACCTCCCCCCGCCGACAAGTCGGAAGCACCGCTCAAAGCGCTAATATTCGACAGCTGGTTCGACTCCTACCAGGGAGTGGTAATGCTGATAAGGGTATTTGAGGGGAAAGTTGAGCTTGGCAAGAATATCAAGTTCATGTCTACCGGCAAATCGTACGAACTAAAAAAACTGGGCGTCTTTTCTCCGAGAGCAATAGAGGTAAAGGAGCTCGGAACCGGGGAAGTAGGGTTCGTATCGGCATCGATCAAGGAGATAAACGAAGCGAAAGTAGGAGATACGATTACCAGCCCGGAAAGACCGACTGAAAAACCGCTTGCCGGATTCAGGGAAATGAAGCCTATGGTCTTCAGCGGTCTTTATCCTATAGAGCCGGGAGATTATGACAAATTAAGGGAAGCCCTTGAAAAACTGAGATTGAATGATTCGTCCCTTGTGTACGAGCCCGAGACATCCGTAGCTCTCGGATTCGGTTTCAGATGCGGATTCCTGGGGCTTCTGCACATGGAAATCGTCAAGGAAAGGCTGGAGAGGGAATTCGAACTCGAGCTCATAACGACAGCTCCGACTGTGGTCTACCGCGCAACCGACAAGAAGGACCAGGTGCTTTACGTAGATAATCCGAGCGAGCTTCCGACCCCTGACCAGATAGAGCTCATTGAAGAGCCGTATGTACTTGTATCCGTCCATACCCCGAGCACCTATCTGGGAGCTATATTCGACCTCTGCATAAAAAAGAGGGGCACACAGCGCGATATAAAATACGTGACAACCGAAAGGGTAATAGTGGAATATGAAATACCGCTCTCGGAAATTGTTTTTGACTTCTATGACAAGCTTAAATCCGTTTCACGCGGATACGCATCGATGGACTATGACCCCATCGGCTACCGGGGCTCCGACCTGATTAAAATGGACGTTCTCGTAAACGGAGAGCCGGTTGACGCGCTTTCGATAATCGTGCATAAGGAAAAGTCGTACGAAAGGGGAAGAGACCTTATCGCCAAGCTCAGGTCCCTGATTCCCCGGCAGCTTTACGAAGTCGTGATACAGGCCTCTATCGGTACCCGGATAATAGCGCGTGAATCCGTGAAGCCTGTAAGAAAGGACGTAACGGCGAAATGTTACGGAGGAGACGTAACCAGAAAGAGAAAACTCCTTGAAAAACAGAAAGAGGGGAAGAAACGCCTGAAACAGATAGGCAAGATAGAAATACCGCAAGAGGCTTTCCTAGCCGTATTAAAAACTTAA